The segment GGTGAAGAACTCCGCCCTAAAGGACGGAGCTTCCTAGAAACTCCAGACTACTGTCCAGATATTATGTAGGCTTAGACGGCACTTCCTACCGCAAGAATATTTTTTGATGCATTCAAATCTGCATTTTCAGAATGTCCGCACTTTAAACATTCAAATTCACTTTGAGTTTTTCTATTTTCTTTGTCAATGTATCCACATTTGCTACATTTTTGAGATGTAAATTTTGGATTTACTTTTATAAGTTTTCCATTATTTCTCTCTAGTTTGTATTCCAAAAAAGTAAAAAATCTACCCCAAGATTGCTCCAAAATAGAACGATTTAAACCTCGTTTTGCAGAGCCTCTCATGTTTGGATTTTCCACTGTTCCCGTGGCACTTTTTGACATATTTTTGATTTTCAAATCTTCAACAATTACAGTTTGGTTTTCGCTTAATTTATGTGAAGTTTTATGAAGAAAATCATCTCGTTTGTGTCGTAATTTTTGGTATTTTTTGGCTAGATGTTTTTTTGCCTTTGCTCGATTTTGTCCGCCTTTTTTACGACGACTCAAAGTTTTATGAGCTTTTTTTATATCCATTTATCTCTTTTTTGAGATTTGGGGCAACAATTTTTGTTCCATCTGAAAGAGTCGCAAAAACTTTAACACCTACATCAATTCCAACTTTTTTACCATTGTTTTTACCCAAAATTTCTGGTTTTCCATCATCAAAATTTATAGAAGCAAAATATTTATTTGCATCTTTTGACACAGTAACAGTTTTTATTTTTCCCTCAACTTTTCGATGAAAAATAGTTTTAATTTCACCAATTTTTGGTAAATATAATTTACTATTTCTTATTTTTGCAGTTGAAGTTTGGTAACTCTGTTCTGTGTTATTCAGACTTTTAAATTTTGGAAAACCTGCTTTCTCTCCGTTTTTAACTTGCCTGAAAAAGTTTTTGCAAGCTTTATCTAAGTTTAAAACTGAGTTTTGCAAAGATGTAGAATCAACTTCTTTTAACCAAGAAAAATTTTCACTTTTTTTCATTTGAGGCAACTGCTTTATCAAATCATAAGTTGAAATATTGATTCCATTTTGATAATTTTCATCTTTTTGTGAAAGCATAAAATTATAGATAAAACGAGAAGAACCAAAATGTTGAGAGAGTAATTCGATATGTTTTTTGTTTGGATACAAACGAACTTTTACAACTCTTAACATTTTAATCTCCTATTTAGTATTCGTTTGTAATAATAGCCATATTAGATAAATGTGTCAATATATTTAGGATTGGTATTCAGATAGTGAAATATGAACTTTTGTCAACAAGACATGCAAAATATTTATTACATGCTCATATAGTCTTTACTCCAAAATATAGAAAGAAAATATTCACAAAAGAGCATTTAAAAGTAATGGAAGATACATTTAAAGAAATTTGTGAACTCAATGATAGTGTTTTGGAAGAATTTAATGGGGAAAGCGACCATGTCCATTTGTTAATTTTATATCCGCCAAGATTAGCATTGTCAAAACTTATTAACTCTTTAAAAGGTGTTTCTAGTCGGAAATTAAGAAAAGAGTTTAAAATTTTCCACAAAGAATATTGGGGTGATAATTCAGCTTTATGGAGTCGAAGCTATTTTGTAGTGAGTGTTGGAGGTGCACCAATAGAAATTTTAAAAAAATACATCGAAGAACAATCAGCTCCACAGTAATATCCGCTTACATCCCCGCCCTAAAGGGCGAGGGTTTTTGCTACAAAATTGCTAA is part of the Thiovulum sp. ES genome and harbors:
- a CDS encoding transposase, IS605 OrfB family, central region (PFAM: Putative transposase DNA-binding domain; Probable transposase~TIGRFAM: transposase, IS605 OrfB family, central region); this translates as MDIKKAHKTLSRRKKGGQNRAKAKKHLAKKYQKLRHKRDDFLHKTSHKLSENQTVIVEDLKIKNMSKSATGTVENPNMRGSAKRGLNRSILEQSWGRFFTFLEYKLERNNGKLIKVNPKFTSQKCSKCGYIDKENRKTQSEFECLKCGHSENADLNASKNILAVGSAV
- a CDS encoding transposase (PFAM: Helix-turn-helix domain; Probable transposase), with the protein product MLRVVKVRLYPNKKHIELLSQHFGSSRFIYNFMLSQKDENYQNGINISTYDLIKQLPQMKKSENFSWLKEVDSTSLQNSVLNLDKACKNFFRQVKNGEKAGFPKFKSLNNTEQSYQTSTAKIRNSKLYLPKIGEIKTIFHRKVEGKIKTVTVSKDANKYFASINFDDGKPEILGKNNGKKVGIDVGVKVFATLSDGTKIVAPNLKKEINGYKKSS
- a CDS encoding transposase (PFAM: Transposase IS200 like), which encodes MKYELLSTRHAKYLLHAHIVFTPKYRKKIFTKEHLKVMEDTFKEICELNDSVLEEFNGESDHVHLLILYPPRLALSKLINSLKGVSSRKLRKEFKIFHKEYWGDNSALWSRSYFVVSVGGAPIEILKKYIEEQSAPQ